The region ACACCTCCATTGTAAATGGTGAAGTTCTGAGAGGGCTGCACATGCTCCCACAGCACCTGCATGGGATATTACAAGgattatttggtgttttggaaGTACTGGTCACACTTGTAAGCCCAATTATGATTTTTGAAGATAAACCACGTGTATtgccttgaagtgcacaattatAAACAAGAAAGACTTCAGCTATAAAGTCATGTAATGTGTCATCCGATTTGTGTTTGGTGGAGTTTCAGACCCAGTTTTGCTTTTGAAATTACAGCATTTCCAACATTGGAAGGGGTAGACTTTCTTGTTCAATACAGATGAACCCATTGTATAGCAATCagatctatccatccatccatccatccattctctatacatcgctttatcctcactagggtcgcggggggtgctggagtctatcccagctgactcgggcgaaggcaggggacaccctggacaggtcgccagtctgtcgcagggctacatatatatacagatacagacaaacaatcactctcacattcacacctacgggcaatttagagttatcaattaacctcagcatatttttggactgtgggaggaagccggactGGCAATCAGATCTATCTAAATCCTATTTTGAAATTTAGATTTGTGCAATGGCtttatattttatacattttgatgATAGCATgctttaaattttcttttttctttttgtttatgcTGCCTTCACAACAAACCTGCACATAGTTGACCGTCTGGTTGTAGCCACAGGTAGCCATTGCCCACCACACTGACCAGTAGAGCAGCTGTCTGGAGGAGTAGCACTGACGGAAGTCtctccacagctgcaggagGACTTGGGTGCAGCTTTGTGCACCTACAGTCTCCTCACGTTCCTCAGCCATGGGCCCATCTCCCTCCAGTCCTTTTTTTGTATCATCCACTGTGGctcctttctcctctttttcatTGCCCACTTCTTCCAGAGACATCTTTGATCTCCTTGAGTTTTCTGTTGCATCTACAACACCACCTCCATCTGTCTCAGTTCCCTCCTTTGCTGTTTCCTGTCCAGGATGTCTTCGATGAAAGAACATGCTGTGCTGCGGCATTGGCAGGAGGAGTGAAGTGAGGAGAGCGATAGCAGTGAGAACCAGAGTAAACACCAGGATGTTGCTGTAGGACATGAGGTTGAAGCTGACAAGCAGCTGGCCCAGCACAGAGCCCACTGTGTACCCCAGGAGCTGGACACTGCGGCTGTAAGATGTGGCCTTCCTGTACCTCTTCAGATCTATCACACTGTAACGAATAACACAGTCAAAATGTTGTGTCTGTTCCAACAATGCAAACCTCTGACATGAATAGTGCTTGAGCAACAGTGTATGACCTGTAAATGTAGGAGAAGTAGGCCACATCGCTGGCTGTCACCATCGCATAGAAGAACTGCGTGAGCTGCATGGCTGCCACACTTTCGGTCCACAGCAGCAGCGATGTAGTGATAAAGAGCACAACAGACTGAAACACCACGACGGGCTTGTAACGCAGCCAGTCGGTCAGCAGGAACACCGGCACCAGTACAGACAGGTAGGAGTACGTCCATACTGGGAAGATTTGATTGTTAACCTGAGAGGTAAACACAGTAATGAATGTAATAATGCAAAAACAACCACTGAATTTATGGCAGGAACTTTATTGCTTCTTAGCAATAAATCACAGCTTTTATTATCATGATTGGATTTTTATCACTCAAATGAAAATATCAGAGTTTGCCAAGATGGTTATGATTCACCAATTTGgttgttttctaatcatttaaatgtttgttttttcaattaATGATTTTCTTGAGCCGTTTAGCCATTTGTCCTTTGTTTTGTACCTCTTCAGTTGTCAGATTCTTGTCCGGTCCTGTCATGAATGGGATGAGAAAAGGCTCCAGTGGTTTAACTGTGCTGAAGAATCCATAGATGCACAGCAGAGTTGTGGGATACCTCCAGCCTGACCTCCACTTCCTCACTGCCTCCATCTTCTGCTGTTCTTCGACCTGTTTCAGGTGTCTGTATGTGTTCCCTCGGTGTGCAGCACTGTTTGTTTTGCCTGCTTTGTGGGTAAAACCTGTGGGTGTCTACACACTGAGCTTGGTTTGTCAATGAGCAACCCGGTCAAAGAGCAGCTAAGAGCTCAAGGTGACGCACATGTAATAAATTGCACAGGCAAGCAGACTTATCTCTTTGGGTTTATCTTTAATACTAATGAGCAATTATTGCACCATTTCATAGTGCTGATTGACAAAGTAGTAAAGGTCATTTGTAAAGCTCATGATTATTTTATTCCTCCATAAACAAATGGAACATGGGCATTGGTCAAAGACGTTGAGCAGCGATCACCTCCACACCTGACTCTGGACTCCCTTTGGCATCCGTGTGCTCCGGATAGCACTGATGTATGCAGGCGGTGTAGGTCCCTCGAATCAGAAAGAGCAAGGAGATGACAGCGTAGTAGCTGCCATATATGATGAACTGCAGAAAGAAGCATCTGTTATCCTTAGCATTATTAATTTACTTCATACATGTCAGCATGCAACATGGCCACCAGGTGTCACTCTGTCCCCACATTTCTGTGCTTGTTATGCAGCAGAGTGTTGCTCACATCCCTAATTTCAAATGATTCTACATGGAGATGACCAGCGTTAAACTCATGTGTGCTGCtattaaaacaaagaagaagaagtgtaTGGAAGTCTAGAAATATACCTGTGTTACTATGTCCAGACCCAGTGCAGTCTCATCAACAACAATAGCTGTAATGATGGTCTGTAGAGTGAGGGCAACGAAAGTGTTGATCCCAAATGTCAAAGCGTAGCACTCCATGGAGAGGTTGGATGCAATCTGAAATCTGCAGTGACAAAGTAGTTATAATTATGAGAGCACTAGATTATAGATGCCAGATGGATGAGAAACAGTAATCAGCAAATTTCAAAtgtctgctgtctgcttttCTCTGTATATCTTTGCCAGTTGATTGGGCTTTGATTTGTGGGTCAGATAGATAAAGCAGTTTGAACATGTCTCCTTAGACTATGGAAAAcgtaattttttttcacaattgaGTTTGGAGGAATTGAGTTGCGCACTTACACTGTGATGGTGAAGAGAAGCATGTAGCAGGATTTGAATACCGCATAACCAGCATAGCACACCCAGATACTGCTGGTGAATGCCATCAGAAACACAGCACCTGTCGCCGCGGCTGAGAACAACCCTAATGCCAGTTCTCCCCAAACAGCCCAGTTCAGCTTCAGGTGGCCCACAgagaaagctgctgcagcaccTGGACCACGGAGGAGACAAATGAAGCAATTACTCTGGCATTCCGGTGTACCATGCCTCCACTGTGTATTTGCAcccttgttgttgttgcttcctGATTCGTTCATTAATCCTAACACTGACCTCTCTTTCCTTGAACACTGTTAAAAAGTGTGGCCTCTACACAAAATCGTATGCACACTAATGCCTTCGCTGGCCTCCTCGGCACCTGCCTATTATGATGAACCACTTTCTCCTGGCTCTTGGAATCAACTATCAGCAATAATCAGGGAAGCCATTACCTTTTAACTCCGTCTCCTAAATTGAAGCAAttactcttcttcttctcatgcTGAGCCAGGTTGAAGCTTAGCCAAAAGAAATGTGGAGCTGCTATTCCCTTTCAAAATCaatacacattttcaatttAATCTGTTACCCTGTAGAACCAGGGACAGCGTTGCAAGCAATGCAAGGGCTTATAAGTCCATGTGCCATCAGACATAACAGCTTTAAATGACActgttaaatttcatttttgctCTCTATGTAATTGTGCTGCTGTCTTTTCTTCACCCTCATGCTCCTTGAACTCCTGGTTCTCGTTCTCAGTGTGGGAAGATTCAGTGATCCCTGGCTTCTATCAGTGTGCACAATGTTCAGATTTAACAAAAAGTAGTATAAAATTGCTTTTTAGTGTGTGGATTTATTGTCCCATTTACACGGTAATACTTTTGGAAGTCTCTGTTTAGTTAAAGTATTGTGGATATGTGGAGAAACctcataaaaagacaaaaaaaacagcaatgcattgcctgttttagtgttttactcTGATCACACAAACAACAGCTGATAGTGGCtttttgaattttgaaaaacatattttatttactaaTTTCTCACTATATCAcgcatttttattttctaaacaGAACCTGCCTTACCTACAAGACAGCATACAGCCTCCACTCCTCCGTTGTAGATGGTTGACGTTGCCGATGGTTTTATGTGGTCCCACATGAGCTGGATGTAGTTAAAGACCTGCATGTAGCCAGCTGTGGCCAGAGCCCACCACAAGGACCAGTAGATTAAATTTCTGCATTGTGAGGATTATTACAATAGATTATAATGATGACAGTAATTAGAAGGCTACTATTTAGAAACACTACACTGATAATACATTACAGAAAAATACCACTACTAGTAAAACCCCTGTGTGTTCATGATATGTGtgaataagttcaatttcagagTGTGACCAggatcaaaagaaaaaaaaaaagagaaaatgaaaataccTCGAAGAGTAGGACTCCCTGAAGCTTTGCCAAAGGACAGGGCCCACAGTGGCCACATTTTCCCTGCTGCACCAGCCAGCGCTGCCATTGTGCTCCATCTCCTCTTTCCCTGAGTCTGCTCTATCCTTATCCATCACTGGATCCTCCAATCTGTTTTCTCCCAGTGGACCCTCCTGCTGGAACTGCGAGCCCACAGCTGCATCCCTTTTCCCTTTGAAGAACATACTTCTTTGGGGCATTGGCAACCAGAATGTGATGAGAAATGCTACGCTTACAATGCCCAGAGTGAGAGCGTTGATGTAGAAGTAGTCCACCCCTGTTGATTAGAGTTGATGATTCATCAGTGCTTGCTCAAATTTTTGAGCACAATTCAGTACAATTGTTTCATAATTTTCTTTGCAGTTAATTTAGTTATGCATCTAAACAAGacagattttaagattttttgtatTCAGAGCTTTAAAGAGAATTCTTATTGTGGAGAAAGAACTAGAAATGCAATGGTTTtctattctgaaaatgtttattcTATATTAATTGTAGGGCTCAAAACCCTACCTGCAACAGAGATGAGCACCTGGCCGAGGCTGGCACCAGTTGTATATCCAGCCAACATGGCGCTGCGCAGGTAACCAGTAGCTCTTTGGTAATTCTCAATTGGAATCACGCTGTAAATGTAGGAGAAGTAACCCACTTCTGTGGAAGTCACTACAGCATAGTTGACCTGTTGATTGGATGGAAGGGTTTTAAAGAAACTATATATCATGATGACAATTTTTACATTAACAATGGCTTAAGAAATGAATCATATTTTCTGCGGGTATGGTTGTGTAATATTCAGTGCTGCAGCAAGACAGTAATATCATCAAGTGATGTTTCAACTGACCTGCAGGACAGTCATGGCAGGAACACCTGGGGCAAAGCACAGTAGGACATAGTTGGTGACAAGAAAGAGCCCTTGAATTATTATAACTGGCTTGTATCTCAGGAAGTCAGTCAGGAGAAAAACAGGGAAAAGGAAGGCCAGGTAGGAATACGTCCAGATAGGAAACAGGTAGTTGGTCACCTGTGGGGAACAAGAGTCACTCATTCCTGTCTCTTGCACATGGCATGCACATCTCTTGGCAGTCAGAACTGAAGAGCAGTCTGTCTCAGATCAGGTGCTCCAGATTGTAGAATAAGTCTACGTGCAATTAACAAAACATGTGTGTCTTCAATCCTTACCACTTCTTCAGAGATGTTCTTGTGTGGTCCAATTAAGTATGGTGTCAGGAAGGGCTCTGCTACTCTGCAGTTAGCAAAAAACCCATAGAGTGACAGGATTGCAGTAGGATAAGCCCATCCGGACGCCTTCAGCTTGGTCCAGCAGCCCATGCTTTTACCTCAGCTGAAATTGCTGCAGGTCCTGTGTGGTTCTGAGAGCTACCTGAGCACCCTGATCTTGTACAGTGTGACTACGCGGAGTGCTTTGAGCTTCTTTGAAGGTATCAGTACTCATCAGTAGTCAGATTGTACACACATAATCTTTATGATCTTCACGTGCCTTAGTCAGACTATATGAGCTGGAGACTTTGATCTGAGAAATGATGCATTCTGTTGTTGGACAAACAGAGACAGACTGAGCCTGGGAATATGCAGGTGAGAGCACAGAGACATAATTGTTCTTAAAAAGTTATTAGTAAGCAATAATTGACACAATTGCATGTAGGAATCATGCCAACAGCCATACAAAGCAGTGATTTAACATATAAAAACATTAGCCTACAATTATTTAACTTACCATTTGTTCCACTATATACAATCCAAACTGTTCAGGAGTTAGAATTCCATGACTCAGCTTGTCTCCCAAGCATTTAAACTGCTGGTTTAAACTTGTCATGAGATGGCCAtgctgtttatttctgtacattCCTCAGTTATGCATCCATACATTACTAAGTCATTGTAAAAGAACCTCTTGTGTAACTGAAATTAAGCAATTCAAAAGGTGACTACAATTTCAAGGGGGAACCCTTCTCCTAGTTTGCGCCTATTTGGGTATTAAAGGTGGACAATGGGCATTCCTGTTAAAACACAATCACAATCAGACTAACTTTATTAATTCCCACAGGGAAATTGCTTTTTAACAGTTACTCAAGGTTGTGTAAGTTGTAAAGATCTACAACTTCTGCAAAAAGATAAGAAATTGTAAATCTTGCCCATGATAAGTCAAGGtcctgtgaatatctttccaactttacctaACTGCAGCTTTGTACATAACTCAAAGCTGCTGGTCTTCTCtgtcaggaaacgtcttcaagcttcttcaaatccaaacgaaatacaatcaaaagatcaaagtaatgcattggtgcattcaggtgcagtccgACAACTAAGTTGCGTTCATGAGCTTCGGAAATcagagtatcagtaatgtaaatttccagcGAAAATTTTGGGGGGCAGACGGGTGACTAATCAGATCCGGGGGGGGGCACTGACCCCACCATGCCCCCACGGATGATCCGCCACTGTATCAAAGTAACGCTGGTACCTGTGAACAATATGAATATGATGTCTTGTGATGACACTGAAAATTTCTCCTGACATGGGAGAGTAATAAAGGATTGTCTTATCTTATAACAAAGTGAAGCACCTGCTGTTGTGGTTGGTGAGTTAGGTGTATAAACAGTCAAAAGTATAGGTTATTGAAAGCcaaaaaagagagggagaaggcCACTTAAAAAAACTATGTAAATATGGTATGCAAACTGCCAACTTACAAAAAGAACACGTGGGTTTTGAACgccgcttttttttttgcaactttcAATGACAGTAAGAAAAATGCGGCTTATGAGGGCGTCAAAAGCGAAAGTATAGCACGagttttatgttaattttatCATTCCATACTAAAGCTGCTTGTATAATGCCCTAGGATGTTACAGAATAGCAGCACTAACGGACTCTCCAGCATCTCTATTTGCTCTGGACGTCCTAAAACGCGTCGCTCAAGACGTTTATGTTTTTACTACGCATGCGTGTCAGTGCATGCGCATATAGGTCGCCGTGGCAACGGTTTGTTGATCTGTGATGAGACGAGTCTTTCATACAGTTTAACATGAAACTAAAGAGGTTCCTCCTCAGATATTATCCTCCAGGTAACGTTATTTATCTTCAAGAAAATGGGATACTTCTgtacagaaatgtttgtttactTACTGCAGCCTAACGTTTGTTTTAGCTAACTTAGTTCCAAAGCCAAACGTTGGTTACAACTATGGGTATGCCTGAATCTAAACCAACGTCTGTGAAATTAGCGAGAGACTTTATAACGGACAGCATGGGTGGATTTTTCTGGTTTCATTCGTTTTTCTGCTATCAGGTATCATCCTGGAATATGAGAAAGGAGGTTATTTGAGGACCAAATCCATCGACCTTCTGGATTTGACTCCAGAGTATGTGAGTTGTATATTATTATGTAAGATGTAAAGTTCGACACCCAGCATTACTTTGGCTTCTGGCAGGTGTTTGATTAAGAACAAAACCTCTGTAGGAGTTTGGTTGCCTTGGAGCTTTCGaaaatactgtcatttaaatTACTTAACTATTCAGACATACCCCCAAACAATTCTTTGTCACCTCAACACTCAACATGAAGTCTCTGAATAAAGTGGCTCATCATAAAACTACTCTACACTAGATTTCTACACTCCTGTTATGCTAGAAATTCAATACTGTTACACTATTTAACCAAGGTGTGTGTAATATTAAGTTTCAGTGCAGTGAAATTCCTCACTGCTACTTgtctatgcttttttttttttttttaaagaaagatgtTTTTGTAGCACTACACGCTTAGCTCATCCTAAAAATTGTGCTCAACAAGATTCAACAAGATTAGGAGtagtgttttgtattttcatatTAACTGTATTTAGGTAAAAGGGTGAATGAATTTAAAGttcttttactgtatttcataTACAGCAGATTATCTTGTGCTAAATagtctgagatttttttttctcatataatcattttttaaacatttgcttTCAAGTCATGTGAAGTTTGTGGAAAATGGTATTTTTCCTGCCTTGTAGGACAAATCCAGATGAGTTGGTGGCAGAAATCAGGCAATCGGAGCCACTAATCACAGAATCCCGGGCTGAACAGGTCAAACATCTGGTTCTTcgactgcagcagaaacagggCCAGCAGAACCACCACAGGTTCTGTTTCTGCAAGGTTTGACAAAAAACTTATGTTACTGGAAAATTACAAGCAAACACTATGACTGTGACATGATCTTTAGGTGCAATTCAATTCCAGCTGGTGATAAcatccattcatttattttccaatAAAGTACTCAGCAGGTTATAAAATCTACAGTATGATTTAGTGAAACAAATGTAGAAAGTTACTTTGGGTCAGTACAAAGTTGGCTTGTGTGATAGGTTGCATATTGAAGGAGTAAATAAATGTTGGTGAATTTTTGTGTAGTTTATTCTACACAGACAGTTGAAATGCTTTTGGATGATGGAAATGTGAAAACATCAGTTAATTGCAGCAGTATAGTAGCTCCCTGTTAAATGAatgttgttcacattttggaaaattagCAGTTGATTCTGTGAAATTAGTTGTCAGTGCTCTGAAAAGGCACTAGAGAGCAGCAGTGGCTAGGTTACAAAGTCTTTGTAATAGAGGACAAGCACCAGAAGTCTAATAACATGATAATATGTGCTTCGTGTGTGTCTTAGTACATTAATGAATGCATAAAATTCAGATAgaggtcagggttagttaagtAGCTGGACATCAGAGAAAATTGATTTCTTTACTCTGTGTCTTAATCTGTGGAGATTCCTCCTGATAGGTCAGAGGGAATAGATCTTCTCATTACAGTTAGATTAATTATATTTATGGAAATTGCAGAGGTAattttaaagatgaataaaGCTAAAAGGTGTATTTCCTTGGAGGGTATATTTtcaatttgtctgtttttgcaggAGCTAAAAGCACACATACTGCCACTGACAAATGTTGCATTTGACAAATCTGGGTCAAGGTGAGTTTGCAAAAAGTTTAGCAGTTTGGGGTTTAGGAGAagtgttctttgttttattgtctttactCTTCTGTCTCGCACTGTGCAGGTTTATCACTGGGAGTTATGACAGAACA is a window of Acanthochromis polyacanthus isolate Apoly-LR-REF ecotype Palm Island chromosome 13, KAUST_Apoly_ChrSc, whole genome shotgun sequence DNA encoding:
- the slc19a3a gene encoding thiamine transporter 2 — encoded protein: MEAVRKWRSGWRYPTTLLCIYGFFSTVKPLEPFLIPFMTGPDKNLTTEEVNNQIFPVWTYSYLSVLVPVFLLTDWLRYKPVVVFQSVVLFITTSLLLWTESVAAMQLTQFFYAMVTASDVAYFSYIYSVIDLKRYRKATSYSRSVQLLGYTVGSVLGQLLVSFNLMSYSNILVFTLVLTAIALLTSLLLPMPQHSMFFHRRHPGQETAKEGTETDGGGVVDATENSRRSKMSLEEVGNEKEEKGATVDDTKKGLEGDGPMAEEREETVGAQSCTQVLLQLWRDFRQCYSSRQLLYWSVWWAMATCGYNQTVNYVQVLWEHVQPSQNFTIYNGGVEAVSNLLSAATAYGIGFTEVRWEQWGELALGGFSGLGAAALFLMTFIGNIWVCYCGYVIFKSLYMLLITIAMFQIATGLSMERYALVFGVNTFGALALQTILTSIVVDSRGLALSIIPQFTIYASYFSVIAGVFTLRGLYRIWSTKRNKRDTSFRSK
- the slc19a3b gene encoding solute carrier family 19 member 3b; the encoded protein is MGCWTKLKASGWAYPTAILSLYGFFANCRVAEPFLTPYLIGPHKNISEEVVTNYLFPIWTYSYLAFLFPVFLLTDFLRYKPVIIIQGLFLVTNYVLLCFAPGVPAMTVLQVNYAVVTSTEVGYFSYIYSVIPIENYQRATGYLRSAMLAGYTTGASLGQVLISVAGVDYFYINALTLGIVSVAFLITFWLPMPQRSMFFKGKRDAAVGSQFQQEGPLGENRLEDPVMDKDRADSGKEEMEHNGSAGWCSRENVATVGPVLWQSFRESYSSRNLIYWSLWWALATAGYMQVFNYIQLMWDHIKPSATSTIYNGGVEAVCCLVGAAAAFSVGHLKLNWAVWGELALGLFSAAATGAVFLMAFTSSIWVCYAGYAVFKSCYMLLFTITVFQIASNLSMECYALTFGINTFVALTLQTIITAIVVDETALGLDIVTQFIIYGSYYAVISLLFLIRGTYTACIHQCYPEHTDAKGSPESGVEVIAAQRL